GTTCTACTTCAAGCGTATAATCATCTACCGCTTTTACACCTAATGTCGAAACTTCTCCTTTTCCTTGATTAATCGCTTCTGCATTTTTAAGATAGTAAGCAATAAATGCATACTCAGCAGCTGTTTTTGGGTCTACTAGACGTTGCCATGCAAATACAAAATCTTTCGCTGTTACAGAATCACCGTTTGACCATTTTGCATCTTTCCGTAATTTAAATGTATATTTTTTGCCATCCTCGCTTTTTGTGCTAGATTCCGCTACAGCTGGGATTGGTTTATTATCTTTATCAAGGCGATATAAACCTTCCATTGTATTCCCTAAAATTTGCGAGCCAAGTGTATCTGTATTTTTTGAAGTATCCATCGTCGGAATTTCATTCGTTTCTGTACGATTTAGCACTTGCTTTGCCGCATATTTAATATCAGTTTTCTTCTCTTCTCCACCATTATTAGATGTCGTTGTCGTTTTCTTCTCCCCACCTGAAGATCCAGAACACGCTGTTAACGCCATACTCATCGCTAAAACTGGTGCTACAACCGCCGTAAACTTTTTCATCTTTTTCTTCATTCTTGTACCCTCCCCAATTTATATGTACGAAACTAACTTTGAGAGATTTCTTTATCAACTTAAATTATCAGAAAATTATTACTAATCATTATTCTACTAATTTTTCTTGAATTGTAAAGTATTTTTAAAAATATTCATAATAATTAATTTATTTACTTCAATAACAATCTATTACTACTATATGAATTCTCCCCCATCTACTATATGTAAGTACCACTTTTCTTATTCTTCTCTATCTACTTAAATTTAATTGAATAGTAAAAGAGCGTTTGAAAAAATAAATAATATATTTTTCAAACGCTCTTTTTTCTTATTTCTCTTCCGTTACATACGCCCACTTAAAGCTATATTCTGGACTAATGTTATGTTTCACGATTCCTTTTACATTCGGCTTCATCACATATGCTCTACCTGTTTGGTATAAAGGTACTAATCCTGCATCTTCTTCAAGGAACAATTTCTCTGCTTTTCCTAACGCTTCCCAACGTTTTTTCGGATCAGACAGTAATTCATTACCTGCTTTTGCTACCATTTCATCGTATTTTGGATTCGAATAACTCATTTGGTTATACGGGCTCTTCGATTCAAACATATCAATAAATGTCATTGGATCCGAATAATCTGGGCTCCAACCTGCAAACGAAACTTCATAATCTTGTGCTGACTCTAATTTTAATTTTTGTTTGAACGGCTGAATTTTCGTGTTAACCGTTACACCTTTTAAGTTTTTCTCAATTTGGTCTTTAAAGTAGTCAGCAATTTTCTTCGCAGTTCCATCATCATAGCTTAGTAATTCAATTGTCACTTGATCTTTTCCAAGTTCTTTTTTCGCTGCCTCCCAAGCTGCTGCACCTTTTTTCGGATCATATTTCAGACCATTTTTAAATGTATCTTGGTAATCTTTACCGTCTGGTCCTGTCGCAAGTCCTTTTGGTACTAATTGATCTGTTGCTTTTGAACCGTTATTTAAAATTACGTTTGCTAAACCTTTTTTATCAATTGATAATGCGATTGCTTCACGTAGTTTTTTGCTCTTTAACGGTGTATCTTGTCCGTTACGCTTTTGATTTAAACGTAAAAAGAATGTACTTGCTTCTGAATACTCACCGTACTCTTCTTTGTTTGATTTATATTTATCAACGAATTCTCCTGATAATAATGTGAAATCAATTGATCCTGTATCATATAAGTTTACTTTCGTCGCAACTTCTTTTACTACACTATAGTTAATTTCTTCTAATTTCACAGTTTTATTATCCCAGTACTTATCATTTTTCTTTAGTTGCCATCCTTGTTCATGTTTCCATGAAGCCATAACGAACGGTCCGTTATACAACGTTGTATCTGCTTCTAAACCGAACTTATCCCCTTTTTCTTTTACGAACTTCTCATTTAAAGGATAGTACGATGGGAATGCCATTAAATTCAAGAAATATGGCACTGGTTTTTCTAATTCTACTTCTAGCGTATAATCATCTACCGCTTTTGCCCCTAAATCTGTTAGTGGCTTTTCACCCTTATTAATTGCCTCTGCGTTTTTAATATAGTAAGCGATAAACGCATATTCTGCCGCTGTATTTTTATCAAGTAAGCGTTGCCATGCATATACGAAATCTTTCGCTGTTACAGGATCACCGTTTGACCATTTTGCATCTTTACGTAGTTTAAATGTATATTTTTTGCCATCCTCGCTTTTCGTACTAGATTCTGCTGCAGCTGGGATTGGTTTATTATCTTTATCTAATCGATATAAACCTTCCATTGTGTTCCCTAAAATTTGAGAACCTAATGTATCAGTAGATTTTGAAACATCCATCGTCGGAATCTCTTGATTCTCTGTACGATTTAACACTTGTTTCGCTGCGTATTTAATTTCAGATTTTTTCTCTTCCCCACCACCGCTAGACGTCGTAGTTGATTTCTTCTCCCCACCAGATCCAGAACAAGCTGCCAACGCCATACTCATCGCTAAAACTGGCGCTACAACCGCCGTGAACTTTTTCATCTTTTTCTTCATTTTTGTACCCTCCCCAATTATATGTACGAAACTAATTTTGAGAGATTTTCTAATAACCAGTTATCAGAAAATTCTTATTAATTAATATTCTACTGACTTTTCTATTTTTGTAAAGTTATTTTTTAAAATATTTAGAAAATTTATTTTACTTCACGATAGTAACATTCTATTTTCTATGACCATACTACACGTATCCTCCATCTACTACATTTCATTTCTTCTCTACTCTTTCATTTTCACGTTCAATTGTACAATAAAAAAAGTACTTCAAGGCATGTAGACTGCTTTGAAGTACTTTTTCAACTCTATTATTTTTCAGTAACATACGCCCACTTATAGCTGTATTCTGGGCTAATATTATGCTTAACAACACCTTTTACATGCGGTTTCATAACATAAGATCTAGCACTTTGATATAAAGGTACAAGAGCTACATCTTCTTCAAGAAGTAATTTCTCTGCTTTTCCTAGTTCCTCCCAGCGCTTCTTCGCATCACTCATTAATTCCCCACCAGCTTTTTTAATTATTTCATCATATTTCTGATCAGAGAAACTCATTTGGTTATGAGAGTGCTTACTTTCAAACATATCTAAATATGTCATTGGATCCGCATAATCTGGGCTCCATCCACCATATGAAATATCATAATCTTGATCTGATTCTAATTTAAGTTTTTGTTTAAACGGCTGCAGTTTAATATTTACTGTTACACCTTTTAAGTTTTTCTCAATTTGATCTTTTACATATTCCCCAACTTTTTTCGCATTACCAGTATCATAGTTTAAAAACTCAATTGTAACTTGATCTTTTCCAAGTTCTTTTTTCGCTTCTTCCCATGCAGCAGCTGCTTTTTTCGCATCTGGTTTAATACCGTTTTTAAACGTTTCTTGGAAGTCTTTCCCATCAGGTCCAGCTGCTAAGCCTTTCGGCACTAAATAATCTGCAGGTTTTGACCCATCATTTAAAATAACATTTGTTAAATTCTTTTTATCAATTGATAGCGCAATTGCTTCACGTAATTTCTTGCTCTTTAATGGTGTATCTTGTCCACCACGTTTCTGGTTTAAACGTATAAAGAACGTACTTGGTTCGTTATACACCCCATATTCCTCTTTATTATTTCTATATTTGTCAACAAATTCACCTGTTAATAAGGAGAAATCAATTTGACCACTATCATATAAATTCACATTAGTTGCTGGCTCTTTTACAACACTATAGTTAATTTCATCTAATTTTACAGTCTTTTTATCCCAATATTGATCATTCTTCTTCAGTTTCCAACCTTGCTCATGCTTCCAATCAGTAAGAACG
This Bacillus paramycoides DNA region includes the following protein-coding sequences:
- a CDS encoding peptide ABC transporter substrate-binding protein — translated: MKKKMKKFTAVVAPVLAMSMALAACSGSGGEKKSTTTSSGGGEEKKSEIKYAAKQVLNRTENQEIPTMDVSKSTDTLGSQILGNTMEGLYRLDKDNKPIPAAAESSTKSEDGKKYTFKLRKDAKWSNGDPVTAKDFVYAWQRLLDKNTAAEYAFIAYYIKNAEAINKGEKPLTDLGAKAVDDYTLEVELEKPVPYFLNLMAFPSYYPLNEKFVKEKGDKFGLEADTTLYNGPFVMASWKHEQGWQLKKNDKYWDNKTVKLEEINYSVVKEVATKVNLYDTGSIDFTLLSGEFVDKYKSNKEEYGEYSEASTFFLRLNQKRNGQDTPLKSKKLREAIALSIDKKGLANVILNNGSKATDQLVPKGLATGPDGKDYQDTFKNGLKYDPKKGAAAWEAAKKELGKDQVTIELLSYDDGTAKKIADYFKDQIEKNLKGVTVNTKIQPFKQKLKLESAQDYEVSFAGWSPDYSDPMTFIDMFESKSPYNQMSYSNPKYDEMVAKAGNELLSDPKKRWEALGKAEKLFLEEDAGLVPLYQTGRAYVMKPNVKGIVKHNISPEYSFKWAYVTEEK
- a CDS encoding peptide ABC transporter substrate-binding protein; amino-acid sequence: MKKKKMKKLTAVVAPVLAMSMALTACSTSGGDKKTSTNSSSGGDSKSEEKLAAKQVFNKTENQEIPTMDTSKSTDTLGSQILGNTMEGLYRLDKENKPIPAAAESSTKSEDGKKYTFKLRKDAKWSNGDPVTAKDFVFAWQRLLDPKTAAEYAFIAFPIKNAEAVNKGEKPVTELGVKAVDDLTLEVELEQAVPYFLNLVAFPSYYPLNEKFVKEKGDKYGLESDTTVYNGPFVLTDWKHEQGWKLKKNDQYWDKKTVKLDEINYSVVKEPATNVNLYDSGQIDFSLLTGEFVDKYRNNKEEYGVYNEPSTFFIRLNQKRGGQDTPLKSKKLREAIALSIDKKNLTNVILNDGSKPADYLVPKGLAAGPDGKDFQETFKNGIKPDAKKAAAAWEEAKKELGKDQVTIEFLNYDTGNAKKVGEYVKDQIEKNLKGVTVNIKLQPFKQKLKLESDQDYDISYGGWSPDYADPMTYLDMFESKHSHNQMSFSDQKYDEIIKKAGGELMSDAKKRWEELGKAEKLLLEEDVALVPLYQSARSYVMKPHVKGVVKHNISPEYSYKWAYVTEK